In Bacteroidota bacterium, the genomic window CAATGCAAGCGCGGTGGCTGTAACGGTGTCGGTACTGCTGCAGCCGAGGCCGTTGGTGGCCGTTACGGTGAATGTGGTGGTGGTGGTAAGCAACAGCGAGGGCATGGCCACGGTGCTGTCGCTGAGTCCGGCGCCGGGGCTCCATACGTATTGTGTGCCGCCGCTGGCCGAGAGCTGAATCCACGAATTGTCGCACACTGCCGTGTCGGCCGAGGCTGTGATGGCGGGATTGCCAAGCACGGTTATGGTTTGCTGCACGGTATCGCTGCCGAAACTGTTGGAGGCGATAAGCTCAACGGTGTAGGTGCCGGGCGTATTCCATGTAACGCTTGCCTGCGGCGTGGTGGCGGCAGCAGGAGTTGCGCCGGCAAACGTCCATGCAAACGAAGTTGCTGCCGGGGCCGAGGCATTGGCAAACAACGCCGGGCTGCCGGCACACACGGTTTGCGAAGTGAATGCGGCAACCGGAGCCGCAGCAGGCGTGGCAGCAATGTTAATGTTGTCGAGATACAGGTTGTTGCCGTTGCGGCCACGGTTGCGGAAGCGGATCATTACCGAGGCATTGCCGGCATAGCTGCTAAGCGTAACCACTTCGTTGCGCCACTGCGCTGCGGTGGGCACAAAGGCCGAGGTTTGCTGCGAAGCGGTAGAAAGTGTGTTGCCGCCTTTGATGAATTCCTGTGTCCAGGTAGCACCGCAATCGGTTGACACAAGCACTTCTAATGTATCGCTGCGCGATGAGCTGTAACGTGCGTAAGCCACATCGAACGAAAGCTGGGGCGAGGTAACTCCGGTAAAATCAAAGCCGGGCAACTGAATTTCGTCCTGATCGCCGGCGGCATTGCTGTTGAAATTGTAAAACACGGCGCTGCCGCTGTTGGTGTTGCCGGCCGCATTATACGCCCAGCTGAGCGAAGGGTTGCCGCCGTTTACCACACTCATACCGGCCGGTAAAAAAGCAGGCGAAACAAAGCTTTCCGTATAGGGCAGCGGTTGTGCGCCGCTTACCACGATGTAGCCGCTGCGAACTGCCGTTGAATTGCCCACAGCATTTGTAGCGGTGAGCGTAACCGCATACACACCCGGTGCGGGATAGGAAACCGATGGATTCTGTGCCGTTGAAGAGGACGGTGTTCCTCCGGGAAATGACCAGCTCCATGCAGTGGGATTGTGCGACGATAAATCGGTAAACTGCACGTTGGTGCCGGGGCATATTTGTTGTGCACTAACACCAAAGTTGGCCAGCGGAGCCAGCAGCGAACCTTCGATGGCACATTCCCAAACCCCGCGGCCGTATGTGGAAATACGCAGCGTTTGGGTAGGCTCAAACACTTCCATGTCGCTTACCGGAGCGTGCGGTAATGCAGTGAAGTAAGGCATCCAGGTGCCGGTGTTGTCGGTGCGGTAATACACACCCACATCACAACCAATAAACACCAGTCCGTTTCCGGCATCAGGAACAGCAGCTCCGCAGTTGGCCGGCAGGTTGGGCAAACCATTTGAAATATTTGTATAGGTTGTGCCCGCATCGGTGCTTACCATTACTTTTTGAGCCGCATTGTAGCCCGAGAAAGTAAGCCAGATGCGCTGCTCGTTATGCGGATCCACAATAATGCGCGAAATAGACGCGCCGCCGGTAATGAGTGAGCCGGTAATATTGCTCCAGGTCTGACCACCATTGATGCTTCGGAAAATAGAGCTTCCGTTGGTGGCATAAATGTAAAGCGTGTTGGACGGGGCAACTTGTACATCGGTAAGGTCAGAACCATTGGGCATATTACCCAGCTGAAACCAGTTTGACCCGCGGTTGTTTGATTTGAATACCTGACTGTAGCCGGCATACAGTACATCGGGCTGCACGGGATCCTGAATCCACGGCGTAACCCAGCCGCCGGTGCCGGTAAGGCCGTTGGTAATGCCCGTCCAGTTGTTTCCGCCGTTTGTTGAGCGGTTAAAGTCGCCGTAGTACAGCTCGCCGTACATTACGTTGTTGTTGGTACGGTCGATGAAGCAGTCCATACCGTCGCCGCCAAGCACTTCTTCGTAGTTGCTGCCGTTTTTGAGGTTGGTGCCATTATCCTGATGGCCGGTGATGAGTGTACCGCTGTTGCTTGCCGAGATACCGAGGCGGTAAATCTGAGCAATGCCCATGTTGGCGCTGAGATCGTCCCACGAGTTACCGCCGTTGCCGGTGAAGAACACGCCGCCGTCGTTGCCGGAATACACCGTGCCGCTGGTTCCGGGCACAAACACAAGATCATGAATATCGGCATGCACATACGGCACACCGCCGCCGCCATACCAGTGTGCATTGAGGTTCCAGCTGATGCCACCATCGTCGGAGCGCCAGATGTTTACGCCTCCGGTGTAAATCACATCGGGATCAACCGGTGATGCGGCAATGGCGAGATCATACCAGGCCTGCCCGTCGGTATCGCCACCCGAAGGATCCCAGCCAAGCAGGTTGGGTGATGAAGCGCGGTTTGTAAAGCTTTGTCCGCTGTTGGTAGAGCGGTACACACCTTCAAAGCCATTGCTTCCGGCAGCTCCGGCCAGTACATACACCATATTCGGATCGGCAGGTGTAACGGCAATGGCCAAACGGGCAACCACATTTGCCTGTGGCAAACCGGTTGTTACCTGTGTCCAGTTTGCGCCGCCGTTGTAGGTGGCGTAAAAGCGTGTGCCGGCAATGTAAAGTGTGTTGGGGTCGCCGGGCTTCATTTCCATGTCTTTGGCGCCAAACTGCGATACCTGCAGCCATGTGGTGCCCGCATCGGTAGTTTTGAAAATACCGTTTGAAGCGGCCACATACACAATGTTTGTGTTGGTGGGATCAATAAGCACGCGTGCTATGCGGCGTGTCTGGCTGGGAGCAAACGTGAGTCCGGTGCTGCTCCAGGTAATACCGCCGTCGGTTGATTTGAGAAGACCGATGCTGTAGGTATCTCCGGCGTCGTTATCTCCGGTGCCGAGGTAGAGAATGTTAGGGTTGGTTGGGTCAATGGCTACATCCGAGCAGCCAATACGCGCCTGAAAATCGGTGAGGCAGGTCCAGCTTTGTCCGCCGTTGGTTGTTTTCCATAAACCACCTGCTGGAGCGCCGGCATAAATCACGTTGGTGTTTGTGCCGTCGAAACGCACGCAGTTGATGCGCCCCGCCCCGCCAAATGTTGGTGCGCCCACCGGACCCACAAAAGACCAAGCTGGCGTGCTTGATGCCGAGCGCATAACTGATGCGTAGTATTGCTGCTGCGCAGCGGGCGTATTCATCAGGTATTCCTGAAAACGCTGGTTTGTGGTGGAAGGCAGGGTAATGTCGCCACTCGGAAACACACGTGGTTCGGTAAACCATTCCCAGCGTTTATACTGAAACCATGAACCATCCAGCTCTTCATGGTTATTTTGGCGGATGGTTTGTTCGTGCCGCTCGCGAAGCATCTCAGCTTCACGCCCGCCCCAAACCGAGTCGAACGTATGCTGGATAAGATAAAAATTAGTGCCGGGCACCATGCGCTGCTGTTGCCAGCTGTCGGCCGCTGGCTGTTGAGCAGTAAGTGTTGCAGCGAGTAATGTCCCCGTGGTCAGCAGGGAAATCTGTTTCATTGTCATCGGTGTACAATTGTTGAGCTGCACAATATCGGAAATACTAATTGATTAGGGGGGTAAAACTTTGACTATTAGACGGATGTTTAAGGATTGCGGATGGATAAATGCGGCAGGGTAAACAAAACAGCATCAAGAACCGGGCTTGTTAGTGGGATTGGTAATTACCAGTAACATGAAAAGCCCCGGACATTACATCCGGGGCTTTTCTTCGTTGCTGGGTTAGGCACATCAATTCTTCACCACAATGCGGCGGGTTGCTTCTCCCTGATTGCTGCGCACGCGCAGGGTATAGAGTCCGGCGCCAAATGCGGACAGATTCATTTCGCGGTTGTACTGGCCGGAGAAATTGGCGATCATTTCGCTGTACACCATTTGTCCGAGTGCGTTGAATACCTCTACGGTATAATCGCTGGTTGTTTCACTTACAAACGAAACGTTAAACAGACCGTTGTTGGGGTTTGGGTTTACTGCAAAACCAGCGGTAAGCGTATTTGTTTCCATTCCCGTAATTACAGTAGGTGCCGACTGCCCCGACGAGCAGTTGTTGGCGTTAAATACCTCAACCGTATAGCTTCCGGGCATTGTAGCGGTATAGCTTTGTGAGGTGGCACCGGCAATGGGATTGCCATTGAGATACCACTGATACGATGTTCCGCTTACAGATGCGGTAAGCACATTGCCCACATTGGTAATTGACGGTACTGCCGGCGGTGTGCTTACGTTTACCGTAACCTGCGATGTGCCGCTGCAATTGTTGCTGGTTCCGGTTACGGTGTAGGTTGTGGTGGCTGCGGGGCTTACGTTTACACTACTTCCGCTCAGGTTGCCTGGCTGCCACGCATAGCTGCCTGCTCCGGACGCGGTAAGTGTGGCGTTGCCTCCGGGGCATATTGTGGTACTTCCTGAAGAAGTGACAGACGGATTTGCATTCACTGTAATTACCTGCGAACTGGTGTTGTTGCCGTTTGCATTGCTTACCTGAAGCGTAACGGTATAAGTTCCTGCACTGTTCCAAACAACACCGCCCGGGTTTTGTGAGGTGGATGATGCCGGGCTGCCGCCGGGGAATGTCCAGCTCCAAGAGGTTGGGTTACCGGATGAGTTGTTGGTAAAGTTTACCGTTGTGCCCACACAAACCGAGGTTGAACTTGGCGTAAAAGCCGATACCGGACCGGCCGATACGGTGCCCTGCAGGTTCACATTGTCCACATAAATATTGTTGCCATAGTGTCCGCGGTTGCGGATTGCAATCAGCACATTGGCCTGACCCACGTAGGGTGTCAGGTTTACGGTTTCACTTCTCCACTGTGTGTTGGTGGGTGTAAATGTGGTGGTTTGGTCAGGCACGGTAGCCAGCTGTGTGCCGCCTTTCATATACACCGATGTCCATGTTGTGCCGCAGTTGGTAGAAACGAGTACTTCAAGCGAGTCAACATACGTAGCACTGTATCGTGCGTGTGCCACATCAAATGTGAGTGTGCAGTTTTGCATGCCAACGAGTGTCATTTTTGGTGTAATCATTTCGTCGCGTGCGCCACCGGCATCATTGTTGAAGTTGTCGAACTTGGCGCTCCACGAACTGTTGCGGCCTACATTGGCGCGTGTCCAGAAAAGCGATGCACTGCCGGCATTGTTGGCCTGCCAGTTTGCAGGCAAAAATGTAGAGCCTTCAAAACCTTCGCTCAACGGAGGAGCCAGTGATCCGCCCAGAATATTGATAACCTGTGTATGTGTTGAACTTCCGTTTGCGGAACTGGCGGTAAGCGTTACCGTGTAGGTTCCGGGATTGTTCCATACAATGCCGGTTGGGTTTTGCTGTGTAGAAGAAGCCGGTGTACCACCGGGGAACGACCAGCTCCAGCTGGTTGCTGCAGGCGCGGTTTGGTCGGAAAAGTTGATTCCCTGACCGGTGCAGGTAACTGTTGTGCTTGCCGTAAAATTGGCCATAGGGGGCGAAGAAAGCGCAGCCTGATGCACCTGCTTGTTTCCGTCGCTCTGAATAAAGGCAACCACCTGAAGTTTTGAAATGTCATAGATATAACTGGGCACAGCCACGCTGAACGGAAGCGTTTGTGTTTGCCCGTTAGTCCAGGACGACGCAAGTGTGGTGCCGTTGGCGTTGGGAATCATCTGGCGCATTACATCGTGAAAAACGGTTTCGCCGTTAGATCCGGGAGGCGTGGAAAAATTGATTTCTTTTTCAATCAGCGCCACATGTGCTTTCAGTGTGCCGTTTGAGGTAAAGTTTTGTGAAGCCGTAATAACCAGATTGATGGAAATCTGATTATTGGCAATGGTGTGCGAAAGGTTAAGCGTAAACGGCGAAGCCACATTGTATCGGGTGTTGATTGACGATTGTGTAACACCGCTTGGCGCACCTTGATATACGTTGCCATCCATAATGGCTTCGGGAACCCCGCCAACGTTGTAGTAATTTACGCGCGGGCCAACCCAGGTCTGGGTTTGTGTATTCATCGGATCTACGCCGGGCCAGTTGGTCTGGTATTTCACAGCCACCACCTTGATACCGAGGTTGGGGGCAAGCAGCGCATTAAATGCCGGGTTTTGCGAAGCGCAGGGGCCGCATGATGCTTGTGTAAATTCTTCTACCAGAACAATACGCTGCGACTGGGCATACGCAGTTCCGAGCAAAGAAATACCAAGCACGAAAAGAAGTGTTTTTTTCATGAGATGTGTGTTAGAATGTGGGTGTGTTGAGCGTTGAATGTGTTGATGTACGGATGTCTGTTTTGTAGCTGCTGATTTTAGTGGTTAGACAATTCGGTTTCTATTTATTAAAAAAACAGTTTTATACTTTTTCTCTGTTCAGAAGAGGCGTTTTTCTGATGTTTTCTTACACAAATAAATTTACATTATTTGGGGCATATTGACACATAAAATCCATAACAATATCAAAATAGATCAATCAATTATCAAAAACAGCGAAACCTTTTGAAACAGGCATATTTTTGACCATTTTCATGTTTGAATGATGATTATTAATTAAAAAGAAAAACCCCGGACATTACATCCGGGGCTTTTCCTCTTGCAGGGAATCGGGGGGCAATTAGTTGTTCACGATAATGCGAATTGTGTTTTCACTTTTGTTGCTGCGTAAGCGTACCGAATATAAACCCGATCCGAAATCACGCACCTGCATTTCATGACGATACTGGCCGGAGAAGTTTGTCAGGTTTTCAGCATAAATTACCTGACCCAGTGAATTGAAAACTTCAATCACATAATCTTCGGCGGCGGCAGCTTCAATTGTAATTACAAACTCACCGTTGTTCGGGTTAGGTGTAACCTGAAACAAATCGGCCACAGGCGCAGTGGTGGTTATGTTGGTAATCACAATCGGGACAGACTGGCCGGAAGAGCATCCGTTGGGGTCAAACACTTCAACTGTGTAGCTGCCGGCCTGTGTGGCTGTAAAGCTTTGTGAAGTAGCGCCTGCAATCGGGTTACCATTTAAATACCACTGATAGGAGGCTCCGGTTACGGTTGAGGTAAGCACGTTGCCCACGTTGGTAATTGACGGTGTGGCAGGAGGTGTGCCTACGGTT contains:
- a CDS encoding PKD domain-containing protein; translated protein: MKQISLLTTGTLLAATLTAQQPAADSWQQQRMVPGTNFYLIQHTFDSVWGGREAEMLRERHEQTIRQNNHEELDGSWFQYKRWEWFTEPRVFPSGDITLPSTTNQRFQEYLMNTPAAQQQYYASVMRSASSTPAWSFVGPVGAPTFGGAGRINCVRFDGTNTNVIYAGAPAGGLWKTTNGGQSWTCLTDFQARIGCSDVAIDPTNPNILYLGTGDNDAGDTYSIGLLKSTDGGITWSSTGLTFAPSQTRRIARVLIDPTNTNIVYVAASNGIFKTTDAGTTWLQVSQFGAKDMEMKPGDPNTLYIAGTRFYATYNGGANWTQVTTGLPQANVVARLAIAVTPADPNMVYVLAGAAGSNGFEGVYRSTNSGQSFTNRASSPNLLGWDPSGGDTDGQAWYDLAIAASPVDPDVIYTGGVNIWRSDDGGISWNLNAHWYGGGGVPYVHADIHDLVFVPGTSGTVYSGNDGGVFFTGNGGNSWDDLSANMGIAQIYRLGISASNSGTLITGHQDNGTNLKNGSNYEEVLGGDGMDCFIDRTNNNVMYGELYYGDFNRSTNGGNNWTGITNGLTGTGGWVTPWIQDPVQPDVLYAGYSQVFKSNNRGSNWFQLGNMPNGSDLTDVQVAPSNTLYIYATNGSSIFRSINGGQTWSNITGSLITGGASISRIIVDPHNEQRIWLTFSGYNAAQKVMVSTDAGTTYTNISNGLPNLPANCGAAVPDAGNGLVFIGCDVGVYYRTDNTGTWMPYFTALPHAPVSDMEVFEPTQTLRISTYGRGVWECAIEGSLLAPLANFGVSAQQICPGTNVQFTDLSSHNPTAWSWSFPGGTPSSSTAQNPSVSYPAPGVYAVTLTATNAVGNSTAVRSGYIVVSGAQPLPYTESFVSPAFLPAGMSVVNGGNPSLSWAYNAAGNTNSGSAVFYNFNSNAAGDQDEIQLPGFDFTGVTSPQLSFDVAYARYSSSRSDTLEVLVSTDCGATWTQEFIKGGNTLSTASQQTSAFVPTAAQWRNEVVTLSSYAGNASVMIRFRNRGRNGNNLYLDNINIAATPAAAPVAAFTSQTVCAGSPALFANASAPAATSFAWTFAGATPAAATTPQASVTWNTPGTYTVELIASNSFGSDTVQQTITVLGNPAITASADTAVCDNSWIQLSASGGTQYVWSPGAGLSDSTVAMPSLLLTTTTTFTVTATNGLGCSSTDTVTATALALPSFAIAPTSSICLGDTVVLATNNSSYSYNWQPQQQLLAFAADDSVQVFPTFTTTYSVTATDAAGCSTTQTRAVNVYPPLLTPTIIVSGFTLTSSVTAQFYQWYLNGVAIAGATSQTYQATTVGMYTVILSNTLGCSSEESQPVLVNGIAEAAPRFFFIQPNPNNGVFELLFDVENNDDYVLSIYSADGKRVYEEQLTNFTGRYQQVINLTTNGSGTYMIRLTGKQSQTVRQLVVF
- a CDS encoding PKD domain-containing protein produces the protein MKKTLLFVLGISLLGTAYAQSQRIVLVEEFTQASCGPCASQNPAFNALLAPNLGIKVVAVKYQTNWPGVDPMNTQTQTWVGPRVNYYNVGGVPEAIMDGNVYQGAPSGVTQSSINTRYNVASPFTLNLSHTIANNQISINLVITASQNFTSNGTLKAHVALIEKEINFSTPPGSNGETVFHDVMRQMIPNANGTTLASSWTNGQTQTLPFSVAVPSYIYDISKLQVVAFIQSDGNKQVHQAALSSPPMANFTASTTVTCTGQGINFSDQTAPAATSWSWSFPGGTPASSTQQNPTGIVWNNPGTYTVTLTASSANGSSTHTQVINILGGSLAPPLSEGFEGSTFLPANWQANNAGSASLFWTRANVGRNSSWSAKFDNFNNDAGGARDEMITPKMTLVGMQNCTLTFDVAHARYSATYVDSLEVLVSTNCGTTWTSVYMKGGTQLATVPDQTTTFTPTNTQWRSETVNLTPYVGQANVLIAIRNRGHYGNNIYVDNVNLQGTVSAGPVSAFTPSSTSVCVGTTVNFTNNSSGNPTSWSWTFPGGSPASSTSQNPGGVVWNSAGTYTVTLQVSNANGNNTSSQVITVNANPSVTSSGSTTICPGGNATLTASGAGSYAWQPGNLSGSSVNVSPAATTTYTVTGTSNNCSGTSQVTVNVSTPPAVPSITNVGNVLTASVSGTSYQWYLNGNPIAGATSQSYTATMPGSYTVEVFNANNCSSGQSAPTVITGMETNTLTAGFAVNPNPNNGLFNVSFVSETTSDYTVEVFNALGQMVYSEMIANFSGQYNREMNLSAFGAGLYTLRVRSNQGEATRRIVVKN